One segment of Nostoc flagelliforme CCNUN1 DNA contains the following:
- a CDS encoding YgiT-type zinc finger protein yields the protein MTHEQEMLVEKKVTYTLELNGQVFMIENVPARVNEETGEQFFSPSTVEHLQQIILSGQQPDHFTEVPVYNYAA from the coding sequence ATGACTCATGAGCAAGAAATGCTAGTTGAAAAAAAGGTAACTTACACGTTAGAGCTAAATGGACAGGTCTTCATGATTGAGAACGTACCTGCTCGCGTGAATGAAGAAACAGGAGAACAATTTTTTTCTCCATCAACTGTAGAGCATTTACAGCAAATTATCCTCAGTGGGCAACAGCCGGATCATTTCACTGAAGTTCCTGTCTACAACTATGCAGCATAA
- a CDS encoding DUF4258 domain-containing protein: MTSLIEEIRQKVADEKFEFSKHAVDQSILRQVQVQEIKEVIANGQVIEDYPNDKYGPSCLISGLTQTRRPIHVQCSYPSRSLVRIITLYQPDPQKWDEDFTQRRNRGDDS; this comes from the coding sequence ATGACCTCACTTATTGAAGAAATCCGTCAGAAAGTTGCTGATGAAAAATTTGAGTTTTCCAAGCACGCCGTTGATCAATCGATCTTGCGACAAGTTCAGGTTCAAGAAATCAAAGAGGTAATTGCCAATGGACAAGTTATTGAAGACTATCCAAATGATAAGTACGGCCCAAGCTGTCTCATTAGTGGTTTGACCCAAACTCGAAGACCCATTCACGTTCAATGTAGTTATCCCTCTCGTTCATTAGTCAGAATTATTACTCTGTATCAACCTGACCCACAGAAATGGGATGAAGATTTTACACAAAGGAGAAACCGTGGCGATGACTCATGA
- a CDS encoding Uma2 family endonuclease — protein sequence MVALPDNPLMSAEEYLVWEPTQEERYEYWDGEVVIMSGATRNHNRISANFFKLLDDALADVYDGLRLRTCEVYIVDVKVQVKPGQKYFYPDVVVTCDERDDDPQLVQFPCLIIEVLSPSTEAADRGKKFAKYRQSPTLQEYVLVQIAQPGVEVFRRNEQGKWVLSEYNLGDILRLESVDVEIAVTHLYRQVQFETEVTDA from the coding sequence ATGGTTGCTTTACCTGACAACCCTTTGATGAGTGCAGAAGAATATCTGGTTTGGGAACCCACCCAAGAGGAACGCTACGAGTATTGGGATGGCGAAGTTGTGATCATGAGTGGTGCTACACGCAACCATAATCGGATTTCTGCAAATTTCTTTAAACTTCTAGATGATGCCCTAGCCGATGTCTACGACGGGCTACGCCTACGCACCTGTGAAGTATACATTGTAGATGTGAAAGTGCAGGTAAAACCGGGGCAAAAGTATTTTTATCCAGATGTGGTGGTGACTTGCGATGAACGCGATGACGATCCACAATTGGTACAATTTCCCTGCTTAATTATCGAAGTGCTATCACCTTCAACGGAAGCAGCCGATAGGGGGAAAAAGTTCGCCAAATATCGCCAATCTCCAACCTTGCAAGAATATGTCTTAGTACAAATAGCTCAACCGGGTGTAGAAGTGTTTCGGCGCAACGAACAGGGTAAATGGGTGCTGTCGGAGTATAATTTGGGCGATATATTGCGACTGGAATCGGTGGATGTAGAAATAGCCGTCACCCATTTGTACAGACAAGTGCAGTTTGAAACCGAAGTAACAGATGCGTAG
- a CDS encoding calcium-binding protein gives MATIYGTTGSDTINGTSENDILYGWAKGGNANSPSGNDTLNGSLGEDVLNGGTGNDSLLGSAGNDRLIGNDGNDVLTGGTRNDTLEGGAGADSLFGGAGNDSLIGNDGNDVLQGNVSNDALVGGLGRDILTGGDGADRFYFNSLDEGIDTITDFSTFSDEIWISAEGFGIDTDALDAVTINSSTGALFVEDTQIATVSGLSFISSSFITIF, from the coding sequence ATGGCAACTATCTACGGCACCACAGGTTCTGACACAATAAATGGAACTTCGGAAAATGACATATTATATGGATGGGCTAAGGGTGGCAATGCTAATAGCCCGTCTGGTAATGACACCCTGAATGGCAGCTTGGGTGAGGATGTCTTAAATGGTGGTACTGGTAATGACAGCCTTTTGGGTAGCGCTGGCAATGATAGACTGATTGGCAATGATGGCAACGACGTGCTGACTGGCGGCACCCGTAATGACACCTTAGAAGGTGGGGCGGGTGCTGACAGCCTTTTCGGTGGCGCTGGCAATGATAGCCTGATTGGCAATGATGGCAATGACGTGTTACAAGGTAATGTCAGTAATGACGCCCTAGTTGGAGGCTTGGGTAGGGACATACTTACAGGCGGAGACGGTGCCGATAGATTTTACTTTAATTCCCTAGATGAAGGAATTGATACCATCACTGACTTCAGTACCTTCAGTGATGAGATTTGGATTTCCGCCGAAGGTTTCGGAATAGATACAGACGCTCTCGATGCGGTTACGATCAACAGCAGTACAGGCGCACTGTTCGTTGAAGACACTCAGATTGCGACAGTTTCTGGTTTGAGCTTTATTTCCAGTAGTTTCATCACCATTTTCTAG
- a CDS encoding DUF433 domain-containing protein, with amino-acid sequence MDYVKAQYPSKFIQGLFDLTEEQINVALAYIETNRAEVEAEYQQILKEAEELQQYYQEQNCELVARIAAQPPKPGTEAAWEKLRAAKAKRESKT; translated from the coding sequence ATGGACTATGTGAAGGCTCAATATCCGTCTAAGTTTATCCAAGGATTATTTGATCTAACAGAGGAACAAATTAATGTTGCTCTAGCTTACATTGAAACCAATCGTGCAGAGGTGGAAGCTGAGTATCAGCAAATTCTCAAAGAAGCCGAAGAACTCCAGCAATACTACCAAGAGCAAAATTGTGAGCTAGTTGCCCGAATTGCAGCACAACCGCCTAAACCTGGAACTGAAGCCGCGTGGGAAAAACTTCGGGCAGCGAAGGCAAAGCGCGAATCTAAGACATGA
- a CDS encoding UPF0175 family protein, producing the protein MQITIEIPDEIAQRLDQTQGNLSRRFLELIVADAYGCGKINTAEVRQILQLPTRLSAHIFLKQMGIYLNYDETELEQDLQTLKEFRVQ; encoded by the coding sequence ATGCAAATTACCATTGAAATTCCCGATGAAATTGCCCAGCGACTAGACCAAACGCAAGGGAACCTCTCTCGTCGCTTCCTAGAACTAATTGTTGCCGATGCTTACGGTTGTGGCAAAATTAACACTGCTGAAGTGCGTCAAATTCTCCAGCTACCAACCCGTCTTTCAGCTCATATCTTTCTGAAGCAGATGGGTATTTATCTAAACTATGACGAAACTGAATTAGAACAGGATCTTCAGACTCTTAAGGAGTTCAGAGTACAATGA
- a CDS encoding DUF3368 domain-containing protein, which yields MIVVSDTSPVCYLLLINQILVLQRLYGCVIIPQAVADQLRASESPPVVKSWIAQPPNWLQIEPIELPQDVELEKLDPGEREAILLAEQLKADLVILDDKAARRIAVERGLKIIGLLGILKDATRYGLLDLEATFEQLQDVGFWVAPNLLERLLKDD from the coding sequence ATGATTGTTGTCTCTGATACCTCTCCAGTTTGTTACCTGCTGTTAATCAATCAGATTCTCGTATTACAGCGTCTATATGGATGTGTGATCATTCCTCAAGCCGTTGCAGATCAACTAAGAGCATCTGAATCACCCCCTGTTGTGAAAAGCTGGATTGCTCAACCTCCTAATTGGCTTCAAATAGAACCAATCGAACTTCCTCAAGACGTTGAACTAGAAAAGCTTGACCCTGGTGAACGAGAAGCAATTTTACTTGCAGAACAACTGAAAGCCGATTTAGTGATCTTGGATGACAAAGCAGCAAGGCGAATTGCTGTGGAACGTGGATTAAAAATAATTGGGCTTCTGGGCATTTTGAAAGACGCTACCAGATATGGCTTGCTGGATTTAGAAGCAACGTTTGAACAGTTGCAAGATGTTGGCTTCTGGGTTGCACCAAATTTGCTGGAACGCTTACTCAAAGATGATTAA